A section of the Helicobacter pylori genome encodes:
- a CDS encoding LPP20 family lipoprotein, whose translation MRLHTAFFGINSLLVATLLISGCSLFKKRNTNAQLIPPSANGLQAPIYPPTNFTPRKSIQPLPSPRFENNNQPIISSNPTNAIPNTPILTPNNVIELNAVGMGVAPESTISPSQALALAKRAAIVDGYRQLGEKMYGIRVNAQDTVKDMVLQNSVIKTRVNALIRNAEITETIYKDGLCQVSMELKLDGRIWYRILSGARG comes from the coding sequence ATGCGTTTGCACACTGCCTTTTTTGGTATTAATTCGTTGCTCGTTGCCACTCTTTTGATAAGCGGTTGCAGTCTCTTTAAAAAGCGTAACACTAACGCCCAGCTAATCCCCCCTTCAGCTAATGGCTTGCAAGCCCCCATTTATCCTCCAACCAATTTCACCCCCAGAAAGAGCATTCAGCCTCTCCCAAGCCCACGCTTTGAAAATAACAATCAGCCTATCATCAGCTCTAACCCCACTAACGCTATCCCTAACACCCCCATTCTCACGCCTAATAATGTCATTGAATTGAACGCAGTGGGCATGGGTGTGGCTCCAGAATCCACCATTTCGCCCTCTCAAGCCTTGGCTTTGGCCAAGCGAGCGGCTATTGTTGATGGCTACCGCCAATTGGGTGAAAAAATGTATGGTATTAGAGTGAACGCTCAAGACACCGTCAAAGACATGGTTTTACAAAATTCCGTGATTAAAACCAGAGTCAACGCTCTCATTCGTAACGCTGAAATCACTGAGACCATCTATAAAGACGGCTTGTGTCAAGTGAGCATGGAGCTTAAATTAGACGGCAGGATTTGGTATCGTATTTTGAGCGGAGCGAGAGGATAA
- a CDS encoding OmpP1/FadL family transporter gives MKNFSPLYYFKKLKKRHLIALSLPLLSYANGFKIQEQSLNGTALGSAYVAGARGADASFYNPANMGFTNDWGENRSEFEMTTTVINIPAFSFKVPTTNQGLYSVTSLEIDKSQQNILGIINTIGLGNILKALGNTAATNGLQQAINRVQGLMNLTNQKVVTLASNPDTQIVNGWTGTTNFVLPKFFYKTRTHNGFTFGGSFTAPSGLGMKWNGKGGEFLHDVFIMMVELAPSMSYTVNKRFSVGVGLRGLYATGSFNNTVYVPLEGASVLSAEQILNLPNNVFADQVPSNMMTLLGNIGYQPALNCQKAGGDMSDQSCQEFYNGLKKIMGYSGLIKASANLYGTTQVVQKSNGQGVSGGYRVGSSLRVFDHGMFSVVYNSSVTFNMKGGLVAITELGPSLGSVLTKGSLNINVSLPQTLSLAYAHQFFKDRLRIEGVFERTFWSQGNKFLVTPDFANATYKGLSGTVASLDSETLKKMVGLANFKSVMNMGAGWRDTNTFRLGVTYMGKSLRLMGAIDYDQAPSPQDAIGIPDSNGYTVAFGTKYNFRGFDLGVAGSFTFKSNRSSLYQSPTIGQLRIFSASLGYRW, from the coding sequence ATGAAAAACTTTTCCCCACTTTATTACTTTAAAAAGCTCAAAAAACGCCATTTAATCGCTCTGAGCCTGCCCTTGCTTTCTTATGCCAATGGCTTTAAAATCCAAGAGCAAAGCCTAAATGGCACGGCTTTAGGCTCGGCGTATGTCGCTGGGGCTAGGGGCGCTGACGCTTCCTTTTACAACCCGGCGAATATGGGCTTTACTAACGATTGGGGTGAAAACAGAAGCGAATTTGAAATGACCACCACCGTGATCAATATCCCGGCCTTTAGCTTTAAAGTCCCTACGACTAATCAAGGCTTGTATTCGGTTACGAGTTTAGAAATTGATAAAAGCCAACAAAATATTTTAGGCATCATCAACACTATAGGGCTTGGCAATATCCTTAAAGCGCTTGGCAATACGGCTGCTACCAATGGCTTACAACAAGCAATCAATCGTGTTCAAGGGCTTATGAATCTAACCAATCAAAAAGTCGTAACCCTCGCTTCAAATCCTGATACTCAAATCGTGAATGGCTGGACGGGCACGACTAATTTCGTTTTACCCAAATTCTTTTATAAAACGCGCACGCATAACGGCTTCACTTTTGGGGGGAGTTTCACCGCTCCTAGCGGACTAGGCATGAAATGGAATGGTAAGGGGGGGGAATTTTTACATGATGTGTTTATCATGATGGTAGAGCTTGCCCCTAGCATGAGCTATACTGTTAATAAGCGCTTTTCTGTGGGGGTGGGTTTAAGGGGGCTTTATGCGACCGGGAGCTTTAATAACACCGTTTATGTGCCTTTAGAGGGCGCTTCGGTTTTGAGCGCGGAACAGATTTTAAATTTACCCAACAATGTTTTTGCCGATCAAGTGCCAAGCAATATGATGACTTTATTAGGCAATATTGGCTACCAGCCGGCGCTTAATTGCCAAAAAGCCGGTGGGGATATGAGCGATCAAAGCTGTCAAGAGTTTTATAACGGCTTGAAAAAAATCATGGGTTATAGCGGTTTAATCAAAGCGAGCGCGAATCTTTATGGCACGACTCAAGTCGTGCAAAAATCTAACGGGCAAGGCGTATCGGGGGGCTATAGAGTGGGTTCGAGTTTGCGTGTGTTTGATCATGGGATGTTTTCGGTGGTGTATAATTCTTCAGTTACTTTCAATATGAAAGGCGGTTTAGTGGCTATCACAGAGCTTGGCCCTTCTTTAGGGAGCGTTTTGACTAAAGGCAGTTTGAATATCAATGTTTCACTCCCCCAAACCCTAAGCCTAGCCTACGCCCACCAATTTTTTAAAGATCGCCTAAGGATTGAGGGGGTGTTTGAGCGCACCTTTTGGAGTCAAGGGAATAAATTCTTAGTAACCCCTGATTTTGCGAACGCTACTTACAAGGGCTTGAGTGGGACAGTGGCTTCACTAGACTCTGAAACGCTTAAAAAAATGGTAGGCTTAGCGAATTTTAAAAGCGTGATGAACATGGGGGCTGGCTGGAGGGACACCAACACCTTTAGATTAGGGGTAACTTACATGGGGAAAAGCTTGCGTTTGATGGGCGCTATTGATTATGACCAAGCCCCAAGCCCTCAAGACGCGATAGGTATCCCGGATTCTAATGGCTATACCGTAGCTTTTGGGACTAAATACAATTTTAGGGGCTTTGATTTAGGCGTAGCGGGGAGTTTCACTTTTAAGAGCAACCGCTCCAGCTTGTATCAATCCCCAACCATTGGGCAATTGAGAATCTTTAGCGCCTCTTTAGGCTATCGCTGGTAA
- the pseB gene encoding UDP-N-acetylglucosamine 4,6-dehydratase (inverting), which translates to MLDNQTILITGGTGSFGKCFVRKVLDTTNAKKIIVYSRDELKQSEMAMEFNDPRMRFFIGDVRDLERLNYALEGVDICIHAAALKHVPIAEYNPLECIKTNIMGASNVINACLKNEISQVIALSTDKAANPINLYGATKLCSDKLFVSANNFKGSSQTQFSVVRYGNVVGSRGSVVPFFKKLVQNKASEIPITDTRMTRFWITLDEGVSFVLKSLKRMHGGEIFVPKIPSMKMTDLAKALAPNIPTKIIGIRPGEKLHEVMIPKDESHLALEFEDFFIIQPTISFQTPKDYTLTKLHEKGQKVAPDFEYSSHNNNQWLEPDDLLKLL; encoded by the coding sequence ATACTAGATAACCAAACGATTTTAATCACCGGAGGCACTGGGAGTTTTGGCAAATGCTTTGTTCGTAAAGTTTTAGACACCACCAACGCTAAAAAAATCATCGTTTATAGCCGAGACGAATTGAAACAAAGCGAAATGGCCATGGAATTTAACGATCCTAGGATGCGTTTTTTTATCGGCGATGTCAGGGATTTAGAGCGCTTGAATTACGCTTTAGAGGGCGTGGATATTTGTATCCATGCGGCCGCACTCAAGCATGTGCCTATCGCTGAATATAACCCTCTAGAATGCATTAAAACCAATATCATGGGAGCGAGCAATGTGATTAACGCATGCTTAAAAAATGAAATCAGCCAGGTCATCGCCCTAAGCACCGATAAAGCCGCTAACCCCATTAACCTCTACGGCGCAACCAAATTGTGCAGCGACAAGCTCTTTGTGAGCGCGAACAACTTTAAAGGCTCTTCTCAAACGCAATTTAGCGTGGTGCGTTATGGTAATGTGGTGGGGAGCCGTGGGAGCGTGGTGCCATTTTTTAAAAAATTAGTCCAAAACAAAGCGAGTGAAATCCCCATTACCGATACTCGCATGACACGATTTTGGATCACCTTAGATGAGGGGGTTTCTTTTGTGCTTAAAAGCTTGAAAAGAATGCATGGGGGTGAAATTTTTGTGCCTAAAATCCCTAGCATGAAAATGACTGATCTCGCTAAAGCCCTAGCCCCCAATATTCCTACTAAAATCATAGGGATTCGCCCGGGCGAAAAACTCCATGAAGTGATGATCCCTAAAGATGAAAGCCATTTAGCCCTAGAATTTGAAGACTTTTTTATCATTCAGCCCACCATAAGCTTCCAAACGCCTAAAGATTACACGCTCACCAAACTCCACGAAAAAGGCCAAAAAGTCGCCCCTGATTTTGAATACAGCAGCCATAATAATAACCAATGGCTAGAGCCTGATGATTTGTTAAAATTATTATGA
- the coaBC gene encoding bifunctional phosphopantothenoylcysteine decarboxylase/phosphopantothenate--cysteine ligase CoaBC produces MNFLEDLFYPLRLLENKRVLLLVSGSIAAYKSLELTRLLFKSGASIQVVMSKGAKKFIKPLSFEALSHHKVLHDRNEKWYYNHQNKLHHNHIACATNSDLLIFAPLSANSLSKIAHALADNTISATFLACASPKILAPSMNTNMLNSPIIQSNLKRLKDSNHIILDTQNALLACDTKGDGAMAEPLEILFKAAQTLLKDAYFENREVIVMGGASMEKIDSVRVISNLSSGIQASALALALYFKGAKVILIASSFPTPLPKEITSVLVSDTASYENALNNAAKNLQKHALKPLLFNLAAISDYVPKISFNHKLKKSEIGETLNIECVQNKDLLASVNPNQFVKIGFKAEDDQQNAIKNAQNLLKPSQDNGKGCSVAALNLIKDSRPFGSLENELWLFSHKKTQKIPSMNKLEASFKILDFIKDNAL; encoded by the coding sequence ATGAATTTTTTAGAAGATTTATTTTACCCCTTAAGATTGTTAGAAAACAAGCGCGTTTTATTGCTCGTAAGCGGCTCTATTGCAGCATATAAATCCCTAGAATTAACGCGCTTGTTGTTTAAAAGTGGGGCTAGTATCCAAGTGGTGATGAGTAAGGGCGCGAAAAAATTCATCAAACCCTTAAGTTTTGAAGCTTTGAGCCACCATAAAGTCCTGCATGATCGTAATGAAAAATGGTATTACAACCACCAAAACAAATTGCACCATAACCACATCGCATGCGCTACTAATTCTGATTTACTCATCTTTGCCCCTTTAAGCGCTAACAGCTTGTCTAAAATCGCTCACGCTTTAGCGGATAATACCATCAGCGCGACTTTTTTAGCTTGCGCTTCCCCTAAAATCCTAGCCCCTAGCATGAACACTAACATGCTTAATTCCCCTATCATTCAAAGTAATTTAAAACGCTTGAAAGATTCCAACCATATTATTTTAGACACGCAAAACGCCCTTTTGGCATGCGATACTAAAGGCGATGGGGCGATGGCTGAGCCTTTAGAAATCCTTTTTAAAGCCGCTCAAACGCTCTTAAAAGACGCTTATTTTGAAAACAGAGAAGTCATAGTCATGGGCGGCGCGAGTATGGAAAAGATTGACAGCGTTAGAGTCATTAGCAATCTTTCTAGCGGGATTCAAGCGAGCGCTTTAGCCCTAGCGTTATATTTTAAGGGAGCGAAAGTTATTTTGATTGCATCAAGCTTCCCTACCCCTTTGCCTAAAGAAATCACAAGCGTTTTAGTTAGCGACACCGCTTCTTATGAAAACGCCTTAAATAACGCCGCTAAAAACTTGCAAAAACATGCCTTAAAACCCCTACTCTTCAATTTAGCCGCCATTAGCGATTATGTGCCTAAGATTTCTTTTAACCATAAGCTTAAAAAAAGCGAAATCGGTGAAACCCTAAACATTGAATGCGTTCAAAATAAGGATTTACTGGCTTCTGTCAATCCTAATCAATTCGTTAAAATCGGTTTTAAAGCCGAAGACGATCAACAAAACGCCATTAAAAACGCTCAAAATCTTTTAAAACCTTCTCAAGATAACGGCAAGGGTTGCTCTGTGGCCGCTTTGAACCTCATTAAAGATTCACGCCCTTTTGGCTCATTAGAGAATGAATTGTGGCTCTTTAGCCATAAAAAAACCCAAAAAATCCCTTCTATGAATAAATTAGAAGCGAGTTTTAAAATCCTTGATTTTATCAAAGACAACGCCCTTTAA
- the thiE gene encoding thiamine phosphate synthase, whose translation MFDANCLKLMFVAGSQDFYHIKGDRINALLDTLELALKSKITAFQFRQKGDLALQDPIEIKQLALKCQKLCQKYGAPFIVNDEVKLALELKADGVHVGQEDMAIEEVITLCKKRQFIGLSVNTLEQALKACHLDGVAYLGVGPIFPTPSKKDAKEAVGVNLLKKIHDSEVKKPLIAIGGITTDNASKLQKFSGIAVISAITQAKDKALAVETLLKNA comes from the coding sequence ATGTTTGATGCGAATTGTTTGAAACTCATGTTTGTGGCTGGTTCGCAAGATTTCTACCATATAAAAGGCGATAGGATAAACGCGCTTTTAGACACTTTAGAATTAGCTTTAAAATCTAAAATCACAGCGTTTCAATTCCGTCAAAAAGGCGATTTAGCCCTACAAGATCCTATTGAAATCAAACAATTAGCTCTAAAGTGTCAAAAATTATGCCAAAAATACGGCGCGCCTTTTATTGTCAATGATGAGGTAAAACTCGCGCTAGAATTAAAGGCTGATGGCGTGCATGTGGGGCAAGAAGACATGGCTATAGAAGAGGTAATAACTTTATGCAAAAAGCGCCAATTTATAGGTTTGAGCGTCAATACTTTAGAGCAAGCCCTAAAAGCGTGCCATTTAGACGGCGTAGCCTATTTAGGGGTAGGCCCTATTTTCCCCACACCATCTAAAAAAGACGCTAAAGAAGCTGTAGGCGTCAATCTTTTAAAAAAAATACACGATAGTGAGGTAAAAAAACCCCTTATAGCGATTGGGGGCATCACGACAGATAACGCTTCAAAATTGCAAAAATTCAGCGGTATCGCAGTCATTAGCGCGATCACGCAAGCCAAAGATAAAGCCTTAGCGGTTGAAACACTTTTAAAAAATGCGTGA
- the thiD gene encoding bifunctional hydroxymethylpyrimidine kinase/phosphomethylpyrimidine kinase, whose protein sequence is MKVYPQVLSIAGSDSGGGAGIQADLKAFQTLGVFGTSVITCITAQNTQGVHGVYPLSVESVKAQILAIRDDFSIKAFKMGALCNAQIIECVADTLETCDFGLCVLDPVMVAKNGALLLEEEAILSLKKRLLPKTNLLTPNLPEVYALTGVQVRDDKSASKAMGILRDLGVKNAVIKGGHTEHFQGEFSNDWVFLEDIEFVLNAKRFNTKNTHGTGCVLSSLIVGLLAQGLDLKNAITKAKELLTIIIQNPLNIGHGHGPLNLWSVKKHV, encoded by the coding sequence GTGAAAGTTTATCCGCAAGTTTTAAGCATTGCTGGTAGCGATAGCGGTGGGGGCGCTGGGATACAGGCCGATTTGAAAGCGTTTCAAACTTTGGGCGTGTTTGGGACAAGCGTGATCACTTGTATAACCGCCCAAAACACACAGGGCGTGCATGGGGTTTATCCATTGAGTGTAGAGAGCGTGAAAGCGCAAATCTTAGCCATTAGAGATGATTTTTCTATCAAAGCGTTCAAAATGGGAGCGTTATGCAACGCTCAAATCATTGAATGCGTAGCAGACACTTTAGAAACTTGTGATTTTGGGTTGTGCGTTTTAGATCCGGTGATGGTGGCAAAAAATGGGGCTTTGCTTTTAGAAGAAGAGGCGATTTTAAGCTTAAAAAAACGCCTTTTACCTAAAACCAATTTACTAACCCCTAACCTCCCTGAAGTCTATGCGCTCACAGGCGTTCAAGTGCGAGACGATAAAAGCGCTTCAAAAGCGATGGGTATTTTAAGGGATTTAGGCGTCAAAAACGCCGTGATTAAAGGGGGGCATACAGAGCATTTTCAAGGGGAGTTTAGCAACGACTGGGTGTTTTTAGAAGACATTGAATTTGTCCTAAACGCCAAGCGCTTTAACACCAAAAACACGCATGGCACGGGTTGTGTTCTGTCTAGCTTGATTGTGGGCTTACTCGCTCAAGGGCTGGATTTAAAAAACGCTATCACAAAGGCTAAAGAGCTTTTAACTATCATCATTCAAAACCCCTTAAACATTGGGCATGGGCATGGGCCTTTGAATTTATGGAGCGTTAAAAAGCATGTTTGA
- the thiM gene encoding hydroxyethylthiazole kinase → MLKELRQKRPLVHNITNYVVAQFVANGLLALGASPLMSDAIAEMQDLAKISDALAINIGTLNERTILCAKEAIKHYKALNKPIVLDPVGCSASALRHGTSLELLESEGISVLRGNAAELGSLVGISCESKGLDSKHSATPIEIVKRVAQKYSVIAVMTGKIDFVSDGKKVFSITGGSEYLAVITGAGCLHTAACASFLSLKKDPLDSMAQLCALYKQAAFSAQKKVLENNGSNGSFLFYFLDALSLPTKLENSLIKEEL, encoded by the coding sequence ATGTTAAAAGAGTTACGCCAAAAACGCCCCTTAGTGCATAATATCACCAATTATGTGGTGGCGCAATTCGTGGCTAATGGTTTGTTAGCCTTAGGGGCATCACCTTTAATGAGTGATGCCATTGCTGAAATGCAAGATTTGGCAAAAATTTCTGACGCGCTCGCTATCAATATTGGCACTCTCAATGAACGCACCATTTTATGCGCTAAAGAGGCGATCAAACATTATAAGGCTTTGAATAAACCCATTGTGTTAGATCCTGTGGGGTGCTCAGCGAGCGCTTTGCGCCATGGCACCAGTTTAGAGCTTTTAGAAAGCGAAGGGATTAGCGTTCTTAGGGGTAATGCTGCAGAATTAGGCTCTTTAGTGGGAATTTCTTGCGAAAGTAAGGGGTTAGATTCCAAGCATTCCGCCACGCCTATAGAAATTGTCAAACGAGTGGCTCAAAAATATTCTGTGATAGCGGTAATGACGGGTAAAATAGATTTCGTGAGCGATGGGAAAAAAGTTTTTAGTATTACTGGGGGGAGCGAGTATTTGGCTGTGATTACTGGGGCTGGGTGTTTGCACACCGCAGCGTGCGCGAGCTTTTTGAGTTTGAAAAAAGACCCCTTAGATTCTATGGCGCAACTTTGCGCGCTCTATAAACAAGCCGCTTTTAGTGCGCAAAAAAAAGTGTTAGAAAATAACGGCTCTAATGGTTCGTTCTTGTTTTATTTTTTAGACGCTCTAAGCTTGCCCACAAAGTTAGAAAACAGCCTTATTAAGGAAGAGTTGTGA
- a CDS encoding HsdR family type I site-specific deoxyribonuclease, whose protein sequence is MIYEIIAESNESTVMAEYHSDNEKKSAYESEAELERAFIGLLQKQGYEFKKIYKEQELKDNLKEQLEKLNDYHFTPKEWEILYSQFIANKNDDYKAKTRKIQEDPIFNLTLEDGKTKNIKIIDKKNIHKNALQVIHQYSAKGGKYENRYDVSVLVNGLPLVHVELKRRGVAIREAFNQIKRYQRDSFSAEDGLFDFVQIFVISNGTSSKYYSNTTRIAQLEKNHKADTFEFTNYWADSKNNNIEDLMDFARSFFAKHSLLNVLTRYCVFTSDEVLLVMRPYQIVAAERILEKIKAAQNSKTYGKNQSKGYIWHTTGSGKTLTSFKSAALAKELESVSKVLFVVDRKDLDYQTMKEYDKFQKDCANSNTSTKILKEQLENPNAKIIITTIQKLDKFVKSHLKGHAIFNEEVVMIFDECHRSQLGSMHQVITKAFKKYHLFGFTGTPIFAQNCDKNNPLGTTKQKFGECLHQYTIIDAIRDKNVLPFRVEYHNTIKAKEDIIDNKVRAVDEKNALLDIRRIKEIAKCILERFNQATKNKKFNSILACSSIEALKKYYLAFKEEKHDLKIATIFSYSTNEELDALEDENNESANGLDKSSRDFLEGAIADYNGMFKTSFDTSDQKFQSYYKDLSQKVKDREIDLLMVVNMFLTGFDATRLNTLWVDKNLKHHGLIQAFSRTNRILDSVKTHGNIVCFRDLEQDLNDALMLFGNKDAKTIALLRKYEDYLKGYTDNNKEYEGYEGLIERLLREFPLKEPIISESQKKDFIKLFGKILKLENILNSFESFKKDDYINPRDFQDYQSKYLDFYDEMRPEKGRDKEEINDDLIFEIELIKQVEVNIDYILNLIEEFAKEHDLEIQDVKTKIEPIINSSIELRNKKDLIMDFIDKYNKDQEVHAYFQDYIHQKREEEFQNIIEENRLNEEKAYSFMQHAFSGGEISFSGTEFPKIIKEKPSRFDKNSRYQEVKEKVAASLSRFFHRFCDLTSSIFKKNEVKKNGVKQDEINEK, encoded by the coding sequence ATGATCTATGAGATTATCGCAGAAAGCAATGAAAGCACCGTGATGGCCGAGTATCATAGCGATAATGAAAAGAAAAGCGCTTATGAGAGCGAAGCAGAGCTAGAAAGGGCGTTTATTGGGCTTTTACAAAAACAAGGCTATGAATTTAAAAAAATCTACAAAGAACAAGAATTAAAAGACAATTTAAAAGAGCAGTTAGAAAAGCTTAACGATTATCATTTCACGCCTAAAGAATGGGAGATTCTTTATTCTCAATTCATCGCTAATAAAAACGATGACTATAAGGCTAAAACGAGAAAAATCCAAGAAGATCCGATTTTTAACCTAACCCTTGAGGATGGAAAAACCAAAAACATTAAAATCATTGATAAGAAAAATATCCATAAAAACGCCTTGCAAGTGATCCACCAATACAGCGCTAAAGGGGGGAAGTATGAGAACCGCTATGATGTGAGTGTCCTTGTGAATGGATTGCCTTTAGTGCATGTGGAATTGAAAAGAAGGGGCGTGGCGATTAGAGAGGCGTTCAATCAAATCAAGCGCTATCAAAGGGATAGTTTTAGTGCTGAAGACGGGCTTTTTGATTTCGTGCAGATTTTTGTTATCAGTAACGGCACGAGCTCTAAATACTATTCAAACACCACAAGAATAGCCCAGCTGGAAAAAAACCATAAAGCCGATACTTTTGAATTCACGAATTATTGGGCGGATAGCAAGAACAACAATATTGAAGATTTAATGGATTTTGCCCGATCGTTTTTTGCAAAGCATAGCCTTTTGAATGTTTTAACGCGCTATTGCGTTTTTACGAGCGATGAGGTTTTATTGGTGATGCGGCCTTATCAAATCGTGGCGGCCGAAAGGATTTTAGAAAAAATCAAAGCCGCACAAAATAGTAAAACTTATGGAAAAAATCAAAGCAAAGGCTATATCTGGCACACGACAGGGAGCGGTAAAACCTTAACGAGCTTTAAAAGCGCGGCGTTGGCTAAAGAATTAGAGAGCGTTTCAAAAGTTTTGTTTGTGGTGGATAGAAAGGATTTGGACTATCAAACCATGAAAGAATACGATAAATTCCAAAAAGATTGCGCTAATTCCAACACAAGCACCAAGATTTTAAAAGAACAGCTTGAAAACCCTAACGCTAAAATCATTATCACCACGATCCAAAAATTAGACAAATTCGTTAAATCCCACCTTAAAGGGCATGCGATCTTTAATGAAGAAGTGGTGATGATTTTTGATGAATGCCACAGGAGTCAGTTAGGCTCAATGCACCAAGTTATCACTAAAGCGTTTAAAAAATACCACCTTTTTGGGTTCACAGGCACGCCCATTTTTGCACAAAATTGCGATAAAAACAACCCTTTAGGCACGACAAAGCAGAAATTTGGGGAATGCCTCCACCAATACACCATTATTGATGCGATCAGGGATAAAAATGTTTTGCCTTTTAGAGTGGAATACCACAACACCATTAAAGCTAAAGAGGACATTATAGATAATAAGGTTAGAGCGGTTGATGAAAAAAACGCCCTTTTGGATATTAGGAGGATCAAAGAAATCGCTAAATGCATTTTAGAGCGTTTCAATCAAGCCACTAAAAATAAAAAATTCAATTCCATTCTGGCATGCTCTAGTATAGAAGCGCTGAAAAAATACTACCTAGCTTTTAAAGAAGAAAAACACGACCTTAAAATCGCTACCATTTTTAGCTATAGCACTAATGAAGAACTTGATGCGCTAGAAGATGAAAACAATGAAAGCGCTAACGGGCTAGATAAAAGCTCAAGGGATTTTTTAGAGGGCGCGATTGCGGATTATAATGGGATGTTTAAAACTTCTTTTGACACTTCGGATCAAAAATTCCAAAGTTATTATAAGGATCTTTCTCAAAAAGTAAAGGATCGTGAAATCGATCTTTTAATGGTGGTGAACATGTTTTTGACCGGGTTTGACGCTACAAGGCTCAACACCCTTTGGGTGGATAAAAACCTAAAACACCATGGGCTAATTCAGGCTTTTTCACGCACAAACCGCATTTTAGATAGCGTTAAAACGCATGGGAATATCGTGTGTTTTAGGGATTTAGAGCAGGATTTAAATGACGCTCTCATGCTTTTTGGCAACAAGGACGCTAAAACTATTGCGCTATTAAGGAAATATGAAGATTATTTGAAAGGCTACACGGACAATAATAAGGAATACGAGGGCTATGAGGGTTTGATTGAAAGGCTTTTAAGAGAATTTCCCTTAAAAGAGCCGATTATTTCAGAAAGCCAGAAAAAGGATTTCATTAAGCTTTTTGGCAAGATTTTGAAATTAGAAAATATTTTAAACAGCTTTGAAAGTTTTAAAAAAGACGATTACATCAACCCAAGGGATTTTCAAGACTATCAAAGCAAATACCTTGATTTTTACGATGAAATGAGGCCAGAAAAAGGGAGGGATAAAGAAGAGATTAACGACGATTTGATTTTTGAAATTGAACTCATTAAGCAAGTGGAAGTCAATATTGACTATATTTTGAATTTGATTGAAGAATTCGCTAAAGAGCATGATCTAGAAATTCAAGACGTTAAAACCAAAATAGAGCCAATCATCAACTCCAGCATAGAGTTAAGGAATAAAAAAGATTTGATCATGGATTTCATTGACAAATACAACAAAGACCAAGAAGTCCATGCGTATTTTCAAGATTACATCCACCAAAAAAGAGAAGAGGAATTCCAAAATATCATAGAAGAAAACCGCTTGAATGAAGAAAAAGCCTATTCGTTCATGCAGCATGCCTTTAGCGGGGGCGAAATTAGCTTCAGCGGGACGGAATTCCCTAAAATCATTAAAGAAAAACCCTCCAGGTTTGACAAAAATTCGCGCTATCAAGAGGTGAAAGAAAAAGTCGCTGCAAGCCTTTCTCGTTTTTTCCACCGCTTTTGTGATCTCACTAGTTCTATATTTAAAAAAAATGAGGTTAAAAAAAATGGGGTTAAACAAGATGAGATTAATGAAAAATAG